TCCCTCTTTGGTATCCCATTGATTGAAATAAAAATTTAATTTTATTGACTATTACTGTCGATAATTCCCATTGTCAAAAATTTAGTGTTTGCTCGAAATTGGACTTGCCATATACAAGGATTCAATGGAATCTATGTCCGCTAGTCCAGATATGAAAATTCAAATTGGCAGGAGAATCTTTACCAACTCTTATCTGATGGCtcacaacatatatatatatccctTGTTCCGGCATTTAAGTTTCTATTTTTCCTTGTAATGGAGTTACCTAATCAATTTAAGATTCATTGAACATATAGTTGTCGATGACCtatatttgaaaattttgaattgacGGGataaaatccttacaaatttagtaattaatttacaatttagttgtTTAggcatttattaatttttttcttaaaattgatTTGCCATAGAGAAAGGTTCATGAACCTTGTAGGCTATAAGAAGTGTATGCCCTAGAGATGGCATTCTCAACCTTATTAGAAAAAAAACTACAAAACCTCACTTCTTTCTCAGCGTTTACAAAGAAAATCAGCACAGTAGTTGTTCTCCGTCTTCAAATTTATCTTACTTATACATTTGCCAAACCCCAAACAAATCTCCCACCGCTTACCTATCACCTCATTCAATAGATACATTGCATTATCAGTATCAATCCCTATTTGGTTACGATATGGCTTCATCTGTTACCACAGAGGATCTGAAGGCGTTCCATGCAATGGATCGAGATCTTTACAAGCGACTTGTTATTGACAGTGGTCGAGACTTATTTACATGTATGCATGTGATTTCCCTGTGGATATTTCTTGAAGAGATAGGGTATCCCAATATAGTCGAGAAATTACTCAGAATGAATGATGCGGTAGTCAATTTTATACTGAATGAAGCAATTCGTTGTCTTGATTGCCTGAAATCTGTTACACCACCTATACCGGTGGTTAACATTCCCGACTTACCATTAACACAAGAGTTAATGGGGAATAAGGCGATCAGTTTATCATTGGTATATCAGTACAGGGATGATGCCTTAACTAGGGTAAATCAGACTGTGAAGGATGTGTTTGTTAGAGCGTTTGATGATATAGTACAAGAGGCCGTTCGGGCTGGCAAGAAGTTATGATAATACAAGTGATGCATAAACAGGATGCTTTGTAGTGATTTGGATTCATTTCAGAATCCATTCGATTATACaatgatttttttcattctttcacCATTTTGTTGTGTGTGCGAGAATATTTCTCGACTAGGGAAGAAGGATCAAGACTAGCCAACTCTCGAGGTTGTAGTTTCATTCTTCGGATGTACCTTAAATATCTATTATCTATTATCAATAATTTATATTTCTATTATCTCCCTTGTTATGAATCAAAATTGCTGTTGTTCCTTCTCAGTGGCTGCTGCCATGGAAGTGTGTTATAATTAGAATAAAACATTTTTTACTTCTTTTATTTGATGGGAGCACTTTTTTTTTACATGAAGTTATATCGACGCACTGATTATGTATCA
This portion of the Papaver somniferum cultivar HN1 unplaced genomic scaffold, ASM357369v1 unplaced-scaffold_20, whole genome shotgun sequence genome encodes:
- the LOC113339208 gene encoding uncharacterized protein LOC113339208, with translation MASSVTTEDLKAFHAMDRDLYKRLVIDSGRDLFTCMHVISLWIFLEEIGYPNIVEKLLRMNDAVVNFILNEAIRCLDCLKSVTPPIPVVNIPDLPLTQELMGNKAISLSLVYQYRDDALTRVNQTVKDVFVRAFDDIVQEAVRAGKKL